From a region of the Candidatus Brocadia sp. genome:
- a CDS encoding ATP-binding protein — MKGSVRFFKSIKVKLICYFILMTTMPILIVSNTAYNRGKRALNDRVTEKLTSIAELKKTQLSNWLQERLVDIGVLSTNKSLEVSFSNLLYLRQAFRSVERMKESEIGDVYYKRLSEYLGKLKEKFISCDEISMLDIENGEIVMSTTESNIGLVDGDYRYYLDVLGNKGLPFKDIHYSEYTKQVGMTLFGTMKRTDPITMEETDVINGIVTIRVNTNKAIGRLLQDWPGSGETGETLLVRRKGDQLQFLNNTRHRADTALTMSIPVNSIAPESFMLDEKEEGITRVVDHRGTEVLLAFRYLSPLKWGLIVKQDTSEAFKSIMELKNQVITLAIVSVFIIVVIVFALSHGITHPISRLVQGAHAIGKGNLGHRITINSEDEVGVLASEFNKMAEKLEGSYAGLEQKIRERTAQLRESEERYRESINLANDAIFTLDADSAQIVDLNKRAEELSGCVKNELHDKKIWEIVPEYDCEKTRQLWLMINETGSGMLDNVDCQHVDGGLTPTSISASVIEYGKRKTIQWICRDITERKKMELQLIQAERLAAVGELAAGVAHEVNNPLGGLQNFVKMMRKEPENISQNREFLDLMSEGLKRIEVIVKQLMAFSRPYSTHMSNHSLSEIVENSLRFVGHRIKERGISLEKELSLDLPEIYGDADNISQVIINIMVNALDSMPEGGSLTIKTGYCDFHSSSIQVAIADTGSGIPEEILGKIFNPFFTTKEMGSGLGLAISKRIIDDHNGNIVVKSNPGEGTTFYVCLPVRKVTVMT; from the coding sequence ATGAAAGGGTCTGTTCGGTTTTTTAAGAGCATCAAGGTTAAGCTCATCTGCTATTTTATCCTCATGACGACGATGCCCATTCTGATCGTAAGTAATACGGCGTACAACCGCGGGAAAAGGGCGTTAAACGACAGGGTGACAGAGAAGCTGACCTCGATTGCTGAATTAAAAAAGACGCAGCTAAGCAACTGGTTGCAGGAGCGCCTGGTTGATATTGGAGTTCTTTCAACAAATAAGTCCCTGGAGGTATCATTTTCTAATCTCCTTTACTTAAGACAGGCATTCCGTTCCGTTGAAAGGATGAAGGAATCTGAAATTGGCGATGTCTATTACAAGAGACTTTCGGAATATCTGGGTAAACTCAAGGAAAAGTTTATTTCTTGTGATGAAATATCGATGCTGGATATAGAAAATGGTGAGATTGTGATGTCTACAACCGAGTCAAATATTGGATTAGTCGATGGAGATTACCGGTATTATCTTGATGTGCTGGGAAATAAAGGGCTGCCGTTTAAAGATATTCACTATTCGGAGTATACAAAACAGGTAGGAATGACTCTGTTTGGCACGATGAAGAGAACAGACCCGATTACCATGGAGGAGACAGACGTGATCAATGGAATCGTCACGATCCGGGTAAACACAAACAAGGCCATAGGACGGTTGTTGCAGGATTGGCCAGGCAGCGGAGAAACGGGTGAGACCCTCCTGGTGCGCCGCAAGGGTGATCAGTTGCAATTTCTCAACAACACGCGGCATCGGGCGGATACGGCGCTCACTATGAGTATCCCGGTGAATTCAATAGCGCCGGAGTCTTTTATGCTGGACGAAAAGGAAGAGGGCATCACCAGGGTTGTTGATCACAGAGGGACGGAAGTTCTTTTGGCCTTTCGTTATCTATCGCCGTTGAAATGGGGATTGATTGTGAAGCAGGATACCTCCGAGGCCTTTAAGTCGATTATGGAATTGAAGAATCAGGTAATTACCCTGGCGATAGTAAGCGTATTCATTATCGTTGTCATCGTTTTTGCCCTGTCACACGGAATTACCCATCCTATTTCCCGTCTGGTGCAGGGTGCGCATGCTATTGGCAAGGGGAACCTGGGGCATCGCATTACCATTAATTCTGAAGATGAAGTGGGCGTTCTTGCTTCAGAATTCAATAAAATGGCTGAAAAGCTGGAAGGGTCGTATGCAGGGCTTGAACAAAAGATTCGTGAACGCACCGCACAGCTGAGAGAATCTGAGGAAAGGTATCGGGAATCTATTAATCTGGCCAACGATGCCATTTTTACCCTGGATGCCGACTCTGCGCAGATTGTTGATTTGAATAAAAGGGCCGAGGAGTTGTCGGGGTGCGTGAAAAATGAATTACATGACAAAAAAATATGGGAAATTGTCCCGGAATATGATTGTGAAAAGACAAGGCAATTGTGGTTGATGATAAACGAGACGGGTTCCGGCATGCTGGATAACGTTGATTGCCAGCATGTTGACGGCGGGCTAACTCCTACGAGTATCAGCGCCAGCGTGATTGAATACGGGAAAAGGAAGACCATTCAGTGGATTTGCCGGGACATTACCGAGAGAAAAAAAATGGAGTTGCAACTGATTCAGGCCGAGCGGTTGGCTGCGGTGGGTGAGTTGGCTGCCGGTGTGGCCCATGAGGTGAATAATCCATTAGGCGGATTGCAGAATTTTGTAAAAATGATGAGGAAAGAGCCTGAAAACATATCGCAAAACCGGGAATTTCTGGATTTAATGTCAGAAGGCCTGAAACGGATTGAGGTGATTGTAAAACAGTTGATGGCATTTTCCCGCCCATATTCCACCCATATGTCCAACCACAGTTTAAGTGAAATTGTTGAAAATTCTTTACGATTTGTGGGGCATCGGATAAAAGAGCGCGGCATCTCTTTGGAGAAGGAGCTGTCTCTGGATTTGCCCGAGATCTATGGTGACGCTGACAATATCTCGCAAGTCATTATTAACATTATGGTCAACGCCCTGGATAGCATGCCGGAGGGGGGCAGCCTGACCATAAAGACCGGGTATTGTGACTTTCATTCGTCAAGTATACAAGTGGCAATTGCTGACACGGGATCGGGGATTCCGGAAGAGATTCTCGGTAAAATATTTAACCCGTTTTTTACCACAAAAGAGATGGGGAGCGGCTTAGGTCTTGCGATTAGCAAGAGGATCATCGATGACCATAATGGGAACATTGTAGTGAAGAGTAATCCAGGGGAAGGAACGACATTTTATGTCTGTTTGCCGGTGAGAAAAGTGACGGTAATGACATGA
- a CDS encoding PQQ-binding-like beta-propeller repeat protein translates to MQRINKTCLILTIFSIVSILSQCNRIQAENDKTPWQMFRGDIRHTGQSAYRGAQTNTVKWSYKIDTRITSSPVVASDGTIYFGSVDGRLYAIHPDGTTKWAFQAGSEITASPALGDDGTIYIGSRDKKMYAITPDGKPKWTYTAGDIILSSATVTPDALYFGSNDNTLYVLTADGKLKWKYTAKSNITAAPALGTDGTVYLFEISGALHALSPDGVEKWTKRVGTGVYDSYSSPSIGADGTVYVGTDSGRLVAVKPDGNVKWYVNTGKAVHCSPAIATDGTIVFGSYSGMVYAVTPDCKLKWSFKTNGWVESSPVIDAEGTVYLGSSDGRLYAINAGGTLKWSYQTKGEIESSPSIGPDGTVYIGSNDCHLYAIGDTSQTTSVPVFEK, encoded by the coding sequence ATGCAGAGAATAAACAAAACCTGTCTTATCCTTACCATTTTCAGCATAGTATCCATTCTTTCCCAATGCAATCGCATCCAGGCAGAAAACGACAAAACTCCATGGCAGATGTTCAGAGGTGATATCCGGCACACCGGCCAAAGCGCTTACCGGGGAGCGCAGACAAACACCGTGAAATGGTCATACAAAATAGACACCCGCATTACCTCCTCTCCGGTCGTCGCATCGGACGGCACTATTTACTTCGGCTCCGTTGACGGCAGGCTCTATGCCATTCATCCTGACGGCACCACAAAATGGGCGTTCCAGGCAGGCAGCGAGATAACCGCATCACCTGCCCTTGGAGATGACGGGACAATCTACATTGGCTCCCGGGACAAAAAAATGTATGCCATCACGCCGGATGGAAAGCCCAAATGGACGTACACCGCCGGAGATATCATCCTTTCTTCCGCGACGGTTACCCCTGACGCCCTGTATTTTGGTTCAAACGATAATACCCTTTACGTCCTTACCGCGGATGGCAAATTAAAGTGGAAATATACCGCCAAGAGCAATATTACGGCTGCACCTGCATTGGGGACGGATGGCACCGTCTACCTGTTCGAAATCAGCGGCGCTCTGCATGCTTTATCGCCGGATGGAGTTGAAAAATGGACGAAGCGCGTTGGAACCGGCGTTTATGATTCCTATTCTTCACCATCAATCGGCGCAGACGGAACGGTGTATGTGGGAACGGACAGCGGACGGTTGGTCGCCGTAAAACCTGATGGCAATGTAAAATGGTACGTTAACACCGGAAAGGCCGTCCATTGCAGCCCTGCGATTGCCACCGACGGAACCATTGTCTTTGGGTCTTACAGCGGCATGGTGTACGCTGTTACACCCGATTGCAAACTCAAATGGAGTTTTAAAACCAACGGCTGGGTGGAATCCTCTCCCGTCATTGACGCAGAAGGAACTGTTTACCTTGGTTCAAGCGACGGAAGACTCTATGCCATCAATGCAGGCGGCACCCTGAAATGGTCATATCAGACTAAGGGAGAGATCGAATCATCTCCGTCTATAGGACCCGACGGCACGGTGTATATTGGATCAAACGACTGCCACCTCTACGCCATAGGCGACACTTCACAGACAACATCCGTACCTGTGTTTGAAAAATAA
- the xerD gene encoding site-specific tyrosine recombinase XerD: MPEADTLDDLTESFINYLLVECGLSRNTILSYSHDLQLFTRFLLSKEISGFDGVRPDMITSFIISEKNRGLSINSISRTIVAIRMLYKFLLSEGKLRTNPFTVIDSPKLWKRLPEVIPVHKIDDLLAVPNTQTKLGMRNKAILELMYATGARVSEVVAIQMDWVNLEYRYMKCRGKGSKERIVPLGTKAIEAIQGYLTLARPELKNSRDSAYLFLSKAGRPLRRENIWVVVKNCAAKAGIPGKISPHKLRHSFATHLLENGADLRSVQEMLGHVNVSTTQIYTHVGKQHLKAIHRHYHPRT; the protein is encoded by the coding sequence ATGCCAGAAGCAGATACCCTGGATGACCTTACCGAGTCATTTATCAACTACCTCCTTGTAGAATGCGGTTTATCCAGGAATACCATCCTCAGTTACAGTCACGACCTGCAGCTCTTTACCCGTTTTCTGCTTTCAAAAGAGATATCCGGCTTTGACGGCGTCCGTCCCGACATGATTACAAGCTTTATCATTTCTGAAAAAAACCGCGGCCTTTCCATCAACTCCATCAGCCGCACCATCGTGGCTATCCGTATGTTATACAAATTCCTCCTTTCTGAAGGAAAACTCCGGACAAACCCATTTACCGTAATTGATTCGCCAAAGCTCTGGAAGAGATTGCCGGAAGTCATTCCCGTTCATAAGATCGATGACCTCCTTGCGGTCCCCAACACGCAAACGAAATTAGGGATGAGAAACAAGGCTATTCTTGAACTCATGTACGCCACCGGCGCGCGGGTGTCGGAGGTTGTTGCAATTCAGATGGACTGGGTTAATCTTGAATACCGCTACATGAAGTGCAGAGGCAAAGGCTCAAAGGAACGAATTGTGCCCCTTGGAACAAAGGCGATTGAGGCGATTCAGGGTTACTTAACCCTTGCCAGGCCAGAGCTAAAGAACAGCAGGGACAGCGCGTATCTCTTCCTTTCAAAGGCCGGAAGACCCCTCAGAAGAGAGAATATCTGGGTTGTCGTGAAGAACTGTGCCGCAAAAGCCGGTATCCCCGGGAAGATATCCCCCCATAAGCTGAGGCATTCGTTTGCCACCCACCTGCTGGAAAACGGCGCAGACCTGCGTTCCGTACAGGAAATGCTCGGGCATGTCAATGTCTCAACCACCCAAATCTATACCCATGTCGGCAAACAGCACCTCAAGGCTATCCATCGCCATTACCACCCACGGACATGA
- a CDS encoding EAL domain-containing protein, with the protein MKAPLRVLVVDDSMDDVELMLRELRRGGYEPLFERVETAAAMKMMLDAQEWDVVLADHSMPFFSSFGALTQLQLSGQDMPFIIVSGSIGEELAVSSMKAGAHDYIMKDNLTRLVPAIERELIEVEERRRRRLAEAALRKNEASLANAQRIAHLGNWEWDIGKNEVRWSDEVYRIFGLVPSACSTTYEAFLDFVHPADREFVRQSVRDALYEEKPYRIDYRIVLPGGFERVVQAQAEVVFDDTGRAIQMNGVVQDITERKQLERELRALNESLEQRVAERTSALMRVNEELQCEIEERKRIEERIRHMAFHDSLTALPNRILFNDRLTIALAHAQRMDEILAVLFLDLDRFKAVNDALGHTMGDQLLREVADRLKSCVREEDTVARFGGDEFTLLMVGITQVDHVTNIACKILNAFKRTWSISKHELYITASIGIAIYPNHGDSAEILLRNADAAMYCAKEQGKNTYQFYTAAMHAKSFDKMLLECNLHRALEREEFDVYYQPLVSINTGLVVGMEALVRWRHPERGLVLPDEFLALSENTRLIVFIDELVLYTVCKQCKVWQDEGHQPLSVAVNISVRTFQQPNLVEMVTSILQKTGLDPQFLGIEITESIAMQDMETTIGKLERLSSMGIQISIDDFGTGFSSLYYLKKFPIHKLKISQHFVSGIATDQNDKVIVSSVIALAQSLKFKVVAEGVENEEQLVFLKQRQCDEMQGYLFCKPLPADEFGKMEMRHNVLCDA; encoded by the coding sequence ATGAAAGCCCCCCTTCGCGTACTGGTTGTAGATGATTCGATGGATGACGTTGAATTGATGCTTCGTGAACTGCGACGCGGGGGCTATGAACCTTTGTTTGAACGGGTTGAAACAGCCGCAGCCATGAAGATGATGCTCGATGCACAGGAGTGGGACGTCGTTCTTGCAGACCATTCCATGCCGTTTTTTAGCTCTTTCGGGGCTCTGACACAGTTACAACTCAGCGGACAGGACATGCCGTTTATTATCGTTTCTGGCTCGATAGGAGAAGAACTCGCGGTTTCTTCTATGAAAGCCGGCGCTCATGATTACATTATGAAGGACAATCTGACGCGACTGGTTCCGGCTATTGAGCGGGAATTGATCGAGGTTGAGGAACGGCGCAGGCGCAGGCTGGCGGAAGCGGCGTTGCGGAAAAACGAAGCCAGTCTTGCCAATGCGCAAAGAATTGCCCACCTGGGAAATTGGGAATGGGACATCGGAAAAAATGAAGTGCGCTGGTCCGATGAGGTCTACCGCATCTTCGGATTGGTGCCCTCCGCCTGTAGCACAACCTATGAGGCGTTTCTCGATTTCGTTCATCCTGCCGACAGGGAATTTGTGAGACAATCCGTTCGCGATGCATTATATGAAGAAAAACCATATCGGATTGACTATCGCATTGTTTTGCCGGGTGGCTTTGAGCGCGTTGTCCAGGCACAGGCCGAAGTCGTTTTTGATGATACCGGCAGGGCAATTCAGATGAACGGGGTCGTCCAGGATATTACCGAACGCAAACAGCTAGAGAGAGAACTAAGGGCGCTCAATGAATCTTTGGAACAACGCGTGGCAGAGCGAACATCGGCGTTAATGAGGGTAAACGAAGAACTCCAGTGCGAAATCGAAGAACGCAAACGGATAGAAGAAAGAATCAGGCATATGGCTTTCCATGACAGCCTTACCGCCCTGCCCAACCGTATTTTATTCAACGACCGCCTGACCATCGCATTGGCTCATGCACAGCGGATGGATGAAATCCTTGCCGTGTTGTTTCTTGATCTGGACAGATTCAAGGCCGTCAATGATGCGCTGGGGCACACGATGGGAGACCAGTTGCTGCGTGAGGTTGCCGACCGGTTGAAGAGCTGTGTGCGTGAAGAAGACACCGTTGCCCGTTTCGGCGGCGATGAATTCACGCTCTTAATGGTGGGGATCACTCAGGTTGACCACGTAACCAATATTGCATGCAAAATCCTCAATGCATTCAAACGAACGTGGAGCATCAGCAAGCACGAACTCTACATTACGGCGAGTATTGGCATTGCCATTTATCCCAATCATGGCGATAGCGCGGAAATCCTGCTGAGGAATGCCGATGCCGCCATGTATTGCGCCAAGGAACAGGGGAAAAATACCTACCAGTTTTACACGGCGGCGATGCACGCCAAGTCCTTTGACAAGATGCTGCTGGAATGTAACCTTCACCGCGCTCTGGAGCGCGAGGAATTTGATGTTTACTATCAACCTCTTGTGAGTATTAACACCGGCCTGGTTGTCGGCATGGAAGCCCTGGTGCGTTGGCGGCACCCGGAAAGGGGACTCGTTCTTCCGGATGAATTCCTTGCCCTGTCAGAAAATACCCGTTTAATCGTATTTATTGATGAGTTAGTGCTGTATACCGTTTGTAAACAGTGCAAGGTATGGCAGGATGAAGGACATCAGCCCCTGTCTGTAGCAGTGAACATTTCAGTTCGCACCTTTCAGCAGCCCAACCTTGTGGAAATGGTTACGTCTATCTTGCAAAAGACCGGTCTCGATCCGCAATTTCTGGGGATAGAAATTACCGAGAGCATTGCAATGCAGGATATGGAAACGACGATCGGGAAATTGGAACGATTAAGCTCGATGGGGATTCAAATTTCTATCGATGATTTCGGCACCGGCTTCTCTTCTCTGTATTATCTCAAAAAATTTCCTATTCATAAGCTAAAAATTAGCCAGCATTTCGTAAGCGGCATTGCAACGGACCAAAATGACAAGGTAATTGTGTCGTCCGTTATTGCCCTGGCGCAAAGCTTGAAATTCAAGGTCGTTGCTGAAGGGGTTGAGAATGAGGAACAGCTCGTATTCCTGAAGCAGCGTCAATGCGACGAGATGCAGGGGTATCTATTCTGCAAACCATTGCCCGCTGATGAGTTTGGGAAGATGGAAATGCGTCATAATGTTTTATGCGATGCGTAA
- a CDS encoding response regulator yields the protein MTTDQQSIITKTQSKVVLLVEDNQDDAELILRAFKKYHIMNEVVITSDGTEALEYLFGDGRHAGRDIGKLPEVVLLDLKLPKVDGLEVLQRLRSDERTKHLPVVILTSSSEERDVVNGYKFGANSYVQKPVDFTQFSEAVGRLAIYWLLLNKSPDTRGEDNK from the coding sequence ATGACGACAGATCAGCAATCGATAATCACAAAGACGCAATCCAAGGTCGTCTTGCTTGTGGAAGACAATCAGGACGACGCAGAGCTGATACTGCGCGCGTTCAAAAAATATCATATTATGAACGAGGTGGTGATAACCAGTGATGGGACAGAGGCGCTTGAGTATCTTTTTGGTGATGGCAGGCATGCCGGCAGAGACATCGGTAAACTGCCGGAGGTTGTGCTGCTGGATTTAAAACTGCCAAAGGTGGATGGTCTTGAAGTTTTGCAACGACTGCGTTCTGACGAACGAACGAAACACCTTCCGGTGGTTATTCTCACGTCCTCAAGTGAGGAAAGGGACGTGGTTAACGGTTACAAGTTCGGCGCTAATAGCTATGTTCAAAAACCGGTTGATTTTACTCAATTCTCGGAGGCGGTAGGGCGATTGGCGATTTATTGGCTTCTCCTGAACAAATCTCCGGACACGAGAGGGGAAGACAATAAATGA
- a CDS encoding PAS domain S-box protein translates to MNPFLSIKSRLLTFALCISLIPIVLMTMIHYYHAKNALQHRVFEDLKAIARSRELHVSAYMERIEMRAADFSTDGFIRRCFGSIIRGENLQSRKIIRLNEYLIKKKRAFNRQLIAIALVDKNGKIVSSTDKRLLGKDFSAQDVFMQGIRKSCGETYLGQLHYSPDLDVKCIFVSAPIVAGSGVETLGVIINVYSLSALNGITTNRIGMGETGEVYLVSKDKEMLTHSRFFDDAVSPEVMDTKPVRKLVEEGKEMVGIYTGYRGKTVVGVSRYLPAYGWMLLAEIDKAEAFAPLKRLGLIALFFSVVSAGVVTGLGISFAVSTSKPIREVKDAAERFAGGDLDYRVKTTRRDEIGVLAGSFNAMAEKLKEEIAEHKRTGEVLRESEQRFRTIFDSVIDGVLITDIETKEFYAGNTAICHMLGYPAEEIKNLKIADIHPKEEISFVMEQFEKQAKGETTLAKDIPVQRKNGTVFYADINTSRVTFDGKTYLMGIFRDITTRKAIEDALRVLNDSLEQRIAERTVALVQANKELTMEIAQRRRTEGELRKLFNAVEQSPCSVVITDVQGKIEYVNPKFSRATGYAPEEVIGQNPRVLKSGEKPSEEYKRLWDTITSGGEWEGEFHNKRKNGELYWEYASISPIRNHEGVITHFVAIKEDITERKRTEEELRKQRDHLEYLTNRLIASNKELEAFCYSVSHDLRAPLRGIDGFSKALLEDCSDKLDAQGKNYLHRVCAASKYMGQLIDDLLNLSRITRGEMSCKKVNLSAVARAIALELQETEPGRCAEFVIAEELVVQGDPHLLRIALTNLLSNAWKFTRKCPRAIIELGAKQDDEKPVYFVRDNGAGFDMAYVNKLFGAFQRLHPKAEFDGTGIGLATVQRIIHRHGGQIWAEGAVGQGATFSFTI, encoded by the coding sequence ATGAATCCCTTTTTATCTATAAAGAGCAGATTACTTACCTTTGCGCTGTGCATCTCACTTATTCCTATTGTACTCATGACAATGATACACTATTACCACGCCAAAAATGCCTTACAGCATCGAGTCTTTGAAGATTTGAAAGCAATTGCAAGGTCACGGGAGCTTCACGTCAGCGCTTATATGGAAAGAATTGAAATGCGCGCGGCAGACTTCAGCACCGATGGGTTTATACGGAGGTGTTTCGGGTCAATCATTCGTGGAGAGAATTTGCAGTCCCGTAAGATAATTCGCCTCAATGAATACCTCATAAAGAAAAAACGGGCGTTCAACCGACAGCTTATAGCGATAGCTCTTGTGGATAAGAATGGCAAAATCGTCTCATCCACCGATAAGAGGTTGCTGGGCAAGGATTTTTCTGCCCAGGATGTATTTATGCAAGGCATACGAAAGAGTTGCGGTGAAACATACCTTGGCCAGCTTCATTATTCTCCCGATCTTGATGTGAAGTGTATCTTTGTCTCCGCCCCAATTGTTGCAGGGAGCGGCGTTGAAACGCTTGGTGTGATTATCAATGTCTATTCCCTTTCAGCCCTGAATGGGATTACAACAAACCGTATTGGAATGGGAGAGACCGGTGAAGTGTATCTCGTGAGTAAAGATAAGGAGATGCTTACCCATTCACGGTTTTTCGATGATGCGGTCTCCCCGGAAGTCATGGACACGAAACCAGTCCGCAAGCTTGTCGAAGAGGGGAAAGAGATGGTTGGTATTTATACGGGTTACCGGGGGAAGACCGTTGTTGGCGTCTCGCGATATTTACCCGCATACGGCTGGATGCTTTTGGCTGAAATAGATAAGGCAGAGGCCTTTGCGCCATTGAAGAGGCTGGGTCTTATTGCGTTGTTTTTTAGCGTAGTGAGCGCGGGCGTGGTTACCGGACTGGGAATCTCTTTCGCGGTTTCAACGTCAAAACCCATCAGGGAGGTAAAGGATGCAGCGGAGAGATTTGCAGGCGGAGACCTGGATTATCGGGTAAAGACGACTCGCAGGGATGAGATTGGCGTTCTGGCCGGGAGTTTTAATGCTATGGCGGAGAAACTCAAGGAAGAGATCGCTGAACACAAACGTACCGGGGAGGTTTTAAGGGAGTCCGAACAGCGGTTCAGAACCATCTTTGACAGCGTAATCGATGGTGTCCTGATCACTGATATCGAGACGAAAGAATTCTATGCTGGCAATACAGCGATTTGCCATATGCTCGGTTATCCTGCCGAAGAAATTAAAAACTTAAAAATCGCGGATATTCACCCAAAGGAAGAGATATCCTTTGTTATGGAACAGTTTGAAAAACAGGCAAAAGGCGAAACAACACTGGCGAAAGATATCCCTGTCCAACGAAAGAATGGCACGGTTTTTTATGCGGATATCAACACCTCACGGGTAACGTTTGATGGGAAGACATATCTCATGGGCATCTTTCGTGATATTACCACGCGTAAGGCGATAGAGGACGCACTGAGGGTGCTCAACGACTCCCTTGAGCAGCGCATAGCGGAGCGAACAGTGGCGTTGGTGCAGGCAAACAAAGAGCTTACAATGGAAATCGCGCAGCGCAGGCGGACGGAGGGAGAGCTTCGCAAGTTGTTTAATGCCGTCGAACAAAGCCCATGTTCGGTGGTAATCACTGACGTACAAGGCAAAATCGAATACGTAAATCCCAAATTCAGCAGGGCGACCGGTTACGCTCCGGAAGAGGTGATCGGACAAAACCCCCGCGTCTTAAAATCCGGCGAGAAACCATCCGAAGAGTACAAGAGGTTGTGGGACACGATTACCTCCGGGGGAGAATGGGAGGGCGAATTTCACAACAAGAGAAAAAATGGTGAACTTTACTGGGAATACGCTTCCATTTCACCTATCAGAAATCATGAGGGCGTTATTACCCATTTCGTTGCGATCAAGGAAGACATCACCGAACGCAAGCGAACGGAGGAAGAGTTAAGGAAGCAACGCGATCACCTTGAATATCTTACGAATCGGCTTATTGCCTCCAACAAAGAGCTGGAAGCGTTCTGCTACTCGGTATCGCATGACTTGCGTGCGCCGTTGCGGGGCATCGATGGCTTTAGCAAGGCGCTGCTGGAAGATTGCTCTGACAAGCTGGATGCACAGGGCAAAAACTACCTCCATCGGGTGTGCGCGGCCAGCAAGTATATGGGGCAGCTTATCGATGACCTGTTGAATCTTTCCCGCATAACCCGCGGTGAAATGAGCTGTAAGAAAGTGAATCTGAGCGCAGTGGCGCGGGCGATTGCTTTGGAGCTTCAGGAAACTGAGCCGGGGCGTTGTGCGGAGTTTGTCATTGCTGAAGAATTAGTCGTCCAAGGCGACCCGCATTTGCTGCGGATAGCGCTTACGAACTTACTCAGCAATGCATGGAAATTTACCCGTAAGTGCCCGCGGGCAATCATAGAACTGGGTGCAAAGCAGGATGACGAAAAACCCGTGTATTTTGTACGCGACAATGGCGCCGGGTTTGATATGGCTTACGTAAACAAACTCTTTGGTGCATTCCAGCGCCTGCACCCGAAAGCCGAGTTTGACGGCACGGGCATTGGACTGGCTACTGTTCAGCGTATTATCCATCGTCATGGCGGGCAGATTTGGGCTGAGGGCGCGGTGGGTCAGGGCGCCACGTTCTCCTTTACGATTTAA